From a single Ornithorhynchus anatinus isolate Pmale09 chromosome 4, mOrnAna1.pri.v4, whole genome shotgun sequence genomic region:
- the LANCL2 gene encoding lanC-like protein 2, whose product MEEGLKTADPHDCSAYTGWTGIALLYLQLYRVTSDQAYLLRSLDYVKRTLRNLNGRRVTFLCGDAGPLAVGAVVYHKLKSDSEAKECVAKLLQLQRTIVSSDSDLPDELLYGRAGYLYALLYLNTEIGPNTVPQSTLKEVVNAIIESGKNLSKEERKTERCPLLYQWHRKQYVGAAHGMAGIYYVLMQPASNVDQETLTELLKPSIDYVRHKKFRSGNYPSSLSNETDRLVHWCHGAPGVIHMLLQAYKTFKEEKYLKDAMECSDVIWQRGLLRKGYGICHGTAGNGYSFLSLYHLTQDKKYLYRACKFAEWCLDYGAHGCRIPDRPYSLFEGMGGTIHFLSDVLAPETSRFPALELGPWEKEGKVEKDS is encoded by the exons ATGGAAGAGGGGCTGAAGACAGCAGACCCCCACGACTGTTCTGCGTATACTGGCTGGACAG GCATCGCTCTTCTGTACCTTCAGTTGTACCGCGTCACCTCCGACCAGGCCTATCTCCTGCGTTCCCTGGACTATGTGAAGAGGACGCTTCGAAACCTGAATGGACGCAGGGTCACTTTCCTGTGTGGGGATGCTGGGCCCCTGGCCGTCGGGGCCGTGGTCTACCACAAGCTGAAGAGCGACAGCGAGGCCAAGGAGTGCGTCGCCAA GCTTCTGCAGCTTCAGAGAACTATTGTAAGCTCAGACTCAGACCTTCCGGATGAACTCTTGTACGGCCGAGCTGGTTATCTATATGCCTTATTGTACCTAAATACGGAGATTGGCCCAAACACAGTGCCCCAGTCCACTCTCAAAGAG GTGGTCAACGCCATCATTGAGTCAGGAAAGAATTTGTCCAAGGAGGAACGCAAAACCGAGCGTTGCCCGCTGCTCTATCAGTGGCACAGGAAGCAGTACGTCGGGGCGGCCCACGGCATGGCTGGAATTTACTACGTCCTAATGCAG cCAGCATCAAATGTGGACCAAGAGACTTTGACGGAACTGTTGAAACCAAGCATTGACTACGTGCGGCATAAAAAATTCAGATCCGGGAATTATCCGTCTTCTTTAAGCAATGAGACGGACAGATTAGTCCACTGGTGCCACGGGGCTCCAGGAGTCATTCACATGCTCTTGCAAGCATATAAG ACCTTTAAGGAGGAGAAATATTTGAAGGATGCCATGGAGTGCAGTGATGTGATCTGGCAGCGTGGGTTACTGCGGAAAGGATACGGAATCTGCCACGGAACGGCCGGGAACGGATACTCCTTCTTATCTCTTTACCACCTAACTCAGGACAAAAAGTACCTCTACCGAGCGTGCAAG TTTGCCGAATGGTGTTTAGATTACGGAGCTCACGGCTGCAGAATCCCAGACAGGCCATACTCTCTCTTTGAAG GTATGGGAGGTACCATTCACTTTTTATCCGACGTGCTGGCTCCGGAGACCTCCCGCTTTCCGGCACTCGAACTCGGACCTTGGGAGAAGGAAGGCAAGGTGGAAAAGGACAGCTAA